The Nonlabens spongiae genome contains a region encoding:
- a CDS encoding Ig-like domain-containing protein yields MDYQNKRNPNSSKTGNQSSFGLMLSLLLLPLSLMAQFSVDSYGDQGVNENVAYTSPAASITGTPVGTVTYSLSGPDASLFTINSSNGVVSMVERDYESPLDTDGNNLYSVTVVGTDSDTNTSERELDVVVFNDCSASDTPQMFKLSAPDSLGDTMGDTATLRISLIGSGGVPQDGVAVMFVKTSGPASITSPSGTTNASGIYESTVTSASAGVSEFTAMYDTTGNGTPDTTVTLGSPTAIQFTTDVSSFNTGGHVGIGTETPDSSTVLEVAGTDKGVLIPRVALTGTADTATITNPAVSLLVYNTAAVGGLEVGFVFWDGSEWKSVCAR; encoded by the coding sequence ATGGATTACCAAAACAAAAGAAACCCAAATAGTTCCAAAACCGGCAACCAGTCGTCATTTGGACTCATGTTGTCCCTTTTGCTGCTACCGCTCTCGCTCATGGCGCAGTTCAGCGTCGACAGCTACGGCGACCAGGGCGTGAACGAGAACGTTGCCTACACCAGCCCGGCGGCAAGCATCACGGGCACACCGGTGGGCACGGTTACCTACAGCCTTTCCGGTCCTGATGCGTCCCTATTCACGATCAACTCCTCAAACGGAGTGGTGAGCATGGTGGAGCGCGACTACGAGTCGCCCCTGGATACTGATGGGAACAACCTCTACAGCGTGACGGTGGTGGGTACGGACTCTGACACCAACACGTCGGAGCGCGAGCTGGACGTGGTGGTCTTTAACGACTGCAGTGCGAGCGACACCCCACAGATGTTCAAGCTGTCCGCTCCGGACTCGCTTGGGGATACGATGGGCGACACGGCAACGCTGCGCATAAGCCTGATAGGAAGTGGCGGCGTCCCACAGGATGGAGTCGCGGTGATGTTTGTGAAGACCAGTGGGCCTGCCAGCATCACGAGTCCGAGCGGCACGACCAATGCCTCGGGTATCTACGAGAGTACGGTAACCTCGGCAAGTGCGGGCGTATCGGAGTTCACGGCCATGTACGACACTACAGGGAACGGTACGCCAGATACGACGGTGACCCTGGGATCGCCCACCGCGATACAGTTCACGACCGATGTGTCCAGCTTCAATACGGGTGGCCACGTTGGAATAGGTACGGAGACTCCAGACAGTTCAACGGTGCTTGAAGTTGCCGGTACGGATAAAGGGGTATTGATCCCCAGGGTGGCGCTTACCGGTACGGCGGATACGGCCACGATAACCAATCCCGCGGTATCACTGTTGGTATACAACACGGCAGCCGTTGGTGGCCTGGAGGTCGGTTTCGTGTTCTGGGATGGTAGCGAGTGGAAGAGCGTCTGTGCGCGATAG